TCTCAATCGATTGAACTGAAGAGCGGGTGGAACGCGGTGTTCCTGCATGTGAATGCGGATTACACGACGCTCAATGCGCTTGTGGGTGGCGATCCTTCCAATCCGATTGTGGAAATCTGGCGATGGAATCCTCCCTTCACGACGCAGTTCACGGACAGCCCGCAAAATCCGAATCCCGGGAGTGAGTGGTCGAGCTGGGTGCGGACGCGCGACGCGAATTCGCTGCAGCGCCTCGACGGTGACGCGGCTTACCTCGTGCGCGTGGGTGTCAACGTGCCCACCTACACATGGACGCTGAAGGGACGTCCCGTGCCGCCGCGGCATGACTGGACGATCACGGGCTTGAACTTCATTGGATTTCCCACCGTGCCCGTCAACCCGCCGCGATTCGACGCGTTTCTATCGCATTCGCCAGCGCTTCAAGGCGTGGTCCCTGAAATCTTTCATTATCCCGGCGGAGAACTTGGAACGGGAAACCCGGTGCGTCTCATCCCGAATGTATTTCGCGCGGTGAGTGTCAAACGCGGCCAGGCATTCTGGATTCGGGCAGGCGAGGTGTTCAACAACTACTTTGGGCCCTTCGAAGTGAAGTTGAATGGAACGGCGATTGATTTTGGCGACACGGGGAGCGCTGCTTCAGTGCGCCTGCGGAATCTTTCCACGAACACCATCACCGTCACTGTGACCCTTGCCAATTCCGAAGCCGCGCCTGCGGGCCAGGCGGCGATTGGCGGCCTTCCGCCGTTGATCGTGCGAACAGATTTCAATGTGACGAACCTGGTTTACGGCTACGCGAATCTGCCCCTGGGAGGCACGCGTTCCTGGACGCTGGCGCCCGCGAACAAGCCGGGCTCAGAAGTGGAAGCTGTTATCGGGTTGAATCGCCATGCCATGAGCAGTCCCGCGGGCACGACGCTTGCGGGAGTGTTGCGGTTCACCGACAACTTTGGTTTCACGCAAGTGGATGTGGGCGTGGCTGCAACGGCGGCTTCCAGCGCGGGGCTGTGGGTGGGAAGCGCGGTGGTGGATGAGGTTGGGCAATACCTCAAGTCATTTCAACGCGGCGCGGGCGATGCGCCGATCCAGGCGGCGGAGGGCAATTACATTGTCACGAACGTTGACACCTCGATCAAAAAAGTGCTGCGGCCGTATCCATTGCGGCTGCTGGTGCACAATCCCGCGGCTGGAAATGCGGCGCTGCTGCAACGCGTGTTTGTCGGGTTTGATGCCGCGACGAACACCATTGTGACCCTCGGCGAGTCGGCGCTGAACACGGCGTTCCTGAAGGACGCCCGGCGGTTGAGCGCTGTGCATCTTCCGTGGAATTCTCCAAACACCGCGTGGTCGTTCAATGGCCGGTTTCCTGCGCAGACGAACCTGTCGACAACCGTGATGCTGGGCCACAATGCGCGCCCTTCGAGCCCTTTTCTCCACACGTATCATCCCGACCACGACAACCTGAATGTGAACTTCAACAGCGTGCTGGCGCAAGGATCGGAATCCTACAGCGTGCAGCGCGATATCACGTTGAGCGTTACCCCACCGGGAAATGATTTCAGCAGCCTGGTTTCTGCGAATCGATCCGTCAGCGGGATCTATCGCGAAGTCATCATCATGCGCGGACTCGCGCGGGCGGGAGGGACCAACGACACGCGCCGTTTTGAAGTGCGCGGGGATTTCACCTTGAACCGAGTTACCGACATTCCGCAACTGACACCTGCGCCCTGACAACCTTTCAGCAACATTTCACCATGAAGATCCAACATCCCCATCGCCGGAGAATTGAATTGTTTGTGTCGCTGCTCGCGGCCGGGTTTCTCCTCGGTTTGAACCACAGCGTCCAGGCGCAGGCCACGGTTAATCCTCCGAACCTGATGACCTATCAAGGCTACCTCGTGGACGGAAACGGGGCGGCGCTGGCGACGAACTCGCCGCGCAACTACGATGTCGTCTTCCGCATTTGGGATGGCGCGACGGGCGGGGCAAAGCTTTGGGCAGAGCAGCAGACTGTGACGGTGGACAAGGGATATTTCAGTGTGTTGCTGGGAGAAGGCAGCAGCATTGGCGAGCCGCGGCCTGCGCTGAACACGCTCTTCACCAACAACACCGCGTCGGATCGCTGGGTGAGCATCACGGTCAAAGGCATTGGCGGCGGTGGAAGCGATGTCGACATTCTGCCGCGGCTGCGTTTGCTGACGTCGCCCTATTCGTTTCTTTCGCAAAAGGCGATCTCGGCTGCGAACGTCGATGGCGGCGCGGTGAATTCGGGCACGATCGGCGACACGCGGCTGAGCGGGAACGTGGCGTTGCGATCCGGGGGAAAACACGTTCAGTGGAACACAAATCTTCAATAATGCTGTGGGGCTTGGAATTGCCGGGCCGCTGGCTCGCTTCCACATTTCTGACACTTCCTGGCCAACCATGCGCGTGGATTCGTCCAGCGTGACGGGAACGTGGTTCATCCTCGGCAACACGAGCACGGGCGGCTCCTACTGGAAGTTGGTTTCCACGGGATCAGGCAACGGCGAAGGCGCGGGCAAGCTGTTGTTCGCGAGCAGCACACTTCCGGGGCAGGTCGCCAATTACCCGCTGACGCTTCAATCGAACACGCGGGTGGGCATTGGAACCTGGGATCCCCAGGAGCGTCTGCATGTGTCGGGCGGCCGCCTTCTCGTGAGCGGCGGTGAAATTCGCATGGACAACGGCTACACCGTTGCGGCGAAAAATTCATCGGGCGTGTTCGAGAATTTTCTGTGGCCGCGGTGGGTGGACAACATCACCTATCTCAACTACGGCGCCGGCGGCTTCAACATTCGAAACAACACTTCCGCTTCCGTGATGTTCATGCAGAACAATGGAAACGTCGGCATCGGCACCACGACTCCCAGCATGCCGCTGACCGTTAGGCACAGCTCCATCCCGGGTTTGCGGCTGGATCGACCGGATGGGCGGTATGCCGAGTTCTATCGCGACAGTGTGCAGGTTGTGGTGCAGCTGAACTCGAGCCTTCACAGCGCGGGAAATCGATATGCGCTGTTTGACGGCGATTCCAACTGGGATTTCGGTTCGGACCGCAGCCTGAAGAAGGACATCGTGGACGCCGAGCCGATGCTGGATCGCGCGATGAAGGTGCAAGTACGGCGGTTTCGCTGGAAGGAAAGCGAGCCGGATTCGAAGCACATGCTGGGCGTGATTGCGCAGGAGTTGCAGCCGTTGTTTCCGGAGATGGTCGGTTCGTACGAGAATCCTGAAACCAAGCAGAAGACGCTGACGGTGGGTTACAGCGATCTGGGAGTGGTGGCGATCAAGGCCATTCAGGAGCTCAAGCAGCAGCACGATTCGGAATTGTCGGAAATCAAGGCGCAGCTCGCTGAGCTGGCGCGTGAGAACAAGGAGTTGCGTTCGCGCCTCGACACCCCGGCAACGACCACCGCGGCGGCACGCTAAGGGTCATGATCGAGCTCGCGCCAACCCTGGATGTCTTCCGCAACGGCTTCGTGCTCGCGGGACCCGGGCCCGGCGTTGGTGTTGAAGGAAGCGGTTCGGAAAAGATTTGTTTCGTAGTTTCGTGAAAGCGCTCATGAAGAACTCACGCTTGATCGCCCTGTGGCTGGTGCTCCTGTCGGGCCTGTGGAATGCGGCTGGCCAGACCGTTTTGCCGATTGAGTATCTGCAATTGGAAACCACGTTCAACCTGCAGTCACGCCGCGGCGTTCCCATCTCGACAGTTTCCAACACGCCACCCGGTTCCGACGGCCGCATGACCCTTGCGGATGAGTCGGGTTCTGCGTTGCTTCCCACTACAAACCAGTTTCGCGGGTTTGTATCATTCGGCGCCGTTCCGGGCCGCACGCTGGCCGAATCGATCATCGCCAGCAATTCCGCTGCGTTGAACGGTGGCACAACGCCTTTGACTGGCGCGCTCGCGGTTGAAATGGGCTTGCCCGTGGGCCTGTCGAACGGCGTTGCGGTCATGGTGCTGCGTCGCGCCACGGTCGGCGCCCCGTATCTCAGCAGGCAGGTTTCATTTGCGTTCGGGGCTGAAATTCCTGTGCCCATCACGGACGAAAACGGCATCACCCTAACCAACATTGCTCCCGAGCAGTATTGGCTGGCGGAACCGTATTCGACGACAGGCCACACCAATGGCGGATATTACTGGAGCATCAATTCAGGAAAGGTGTATGCGATCCAGCCGGGGCCGATCTCGATCACTTGGATGAAGGCCGCCTACACCACGACGTGGCCTGGGACGAACGGCAGCTATTTCACCAATGCGGGGAATTACTTCCGCCTGCACAGGGTTGATTACATCGTGTCGGGCGCACCTGTGAAACCGTCCCGCAAGATTTATTGGACCGAACGCGGCTTTCGCAGTTTGAGCAAGCCCGTGGCCGTGCCGAGCACGCGGATTGGAGACCTCAAGATCGTTTACAACAGCAACTTCCCGCGCACTGTTCCGCAGGAGTACGTGGGGCCGGGCGATACCAGCCCAACCGACGGAACCACCAACGCGCCGCTGCCGGAATTGCGGACCTTGTGGTACGATCGAGCGCAAGGAAACCTCTTTGCCTACAACCTTCAAGGCCGGGTTTTTGTGGAGTTGCTCGGCGATGCACGATCGGATGGACAATCGCGCGAACAGCTTGGCTACGAGATCGTTGATGTGCTCAAGCAGCCCACGCCTCTGGATGTGCAAATTGATTTAGGCGAGCGCGTCACGCCGCCATCGCCTGGTTCGTTGACTCTGCTCACGCCAGAACCTGTGATTCAGGGTTCCACGACACCGTTCGCGTATCAGCAGAATGTTTCGGGATCTGAACTCATCCGTTTGTTCGCCATTCGCGAGACGCAGAATGTGAACGATTATCTTGTGCATTGGATGGAGGAGGGTGAAGTCGGGCTGAAATGGCCGTCGTTGCTTGGAAGATATCGCCTTGTCTGGCCGAACGATCCCGCGCGTTACAGCCATTACCTGCGTCCCGCTGTCACAAACGAAAATGAAGCGAAGCTCACGGCGGTGCCGATGCCAACCGACAACGTGCCGATCATTCAGTATCAGGATCCGTTCGACCGGCCGCGGGCGAAGATGACCGAAACGTTCGCGTTCTACACGCACCTTGAGCCGCCGTATTCCGCGCATCGGACACTGCTTCTGTTCAACTCAGGGGACAACATTGCATTTGAACGGGTATTCTCGTGGCTGGACGTTACTCTCAAAGGGACGAACTTCGCGGGAACGATTGCCACAAACCTGATCGGCTGGAATCCCACGAACCAGACCGTCACGTGGGCTGATCCCCTGAAAGCGCCCCGCGTGGTGCATCAAACTGTTTTCGTCGGCAAACGCATTATTGCCCCCGCGGGGGAACTGGGGTCAGCGCCGGGCGATGCCTTCTACACGGGCCACATCCGGCCTGAGAATGGAACGCATTACAACGTCGATGCCTATATCAATCCCTTCGCTGCAGGATTTGAAACGGCGAATCTCGGCTCGATCATTCCAATCAATGCGGTTCCGGGTGCGAACCGGCTTGAGGTCTGGTGGTTTCGCCCTAACGGCGCGAACACGGCGCAAGGTTTCCAGACGATCCACTGGCCTTCTGTCATCGGCCGTTACACGATTGAATGGCCCGTTGATGCGGGCGAGATCGTGCTGGCGAGCAGCAAGGGAAATGCGGGCGTCGCGCCTTTGAATTCGTTTGAGGAGGCAGGTTCGATTTACTTCCAGAACAACCGAAACCTGCCGGGTTACAACCCGAACGAGGAACACGCGATTGTGTCGGGAGGCACGGTGTTCGCCACGCGCGATGATTTGAACATCACGAGCGGCACAAACTATTCGTCGGAGCGTTTCGTCCTGCTGCAATATGCCGACCAGGACGGGCGGCCTTCGATGTCGGCGTTCAAGGTCCAGCGCGAGAAGCCGGAAGCGGGCTGGGTATTTGATTACATCACGGAAGCGGGACGCCAGTTGCAGGCGCCCATGCCATTGCCACTGCTCGCCAAGCCGGTGGAAGGCAGCGGCGATGCCGCGGTGAACTACAACACGGAACCCGATTCGCAGGCCGGTGATCTTCCCGGCGCATGGGATGACACCCGCGACGCTGAGGGTCCGTTCGGGCATTACCAGCGATTCACGTATCGTGATCGCAAACATAACTTCTGGGTGTATCGCGGCGCCCACGACGGATTGCCCGCACTGCAGGCGGGAAGTTACAACACTGCCACACGGGGCTTCGTCGCCGCGTCGAACGCCACGGCGATTGCCGGGCAGCCGTTTCAATATTTCCTGCACGCGTCGCGCCAGGACGAGTTCCTGGACGTTTCGCCCGTTGGCAACATCCCGTCGTGGCTGACGGTTTCCGGATTGCGGCTGCACGGAACGCCGGGGACGAACCAAACCGGCGTCGTGAACCTGCAGCTCGTGGTGCAGGACCTATATCTTCACGACAAGGTCACCAACTCATTTTCAATCAATGTCATCGCGGCTGGAACGCCAGTCACCCAACAGCGGCTGACCATCGCAAGCACGAATGTTTACACAGGAAGTGTCATCGTGTTTTCGAATCGGCCGCCGTTCCTCGCGCACTCGCCTGCGCCATCGAACAGTTTTACGATGCGGTACTATTACAAGACGGAACCGAGCTTTGCATGGCCGGGGATGTCTTCACCGCCGGCCGCCGGCAGCATCGTTCCCTACCTGCGTCCGCATGACGGCACGAATTACCTGGGCGATCCCTCCTCGAAGCAGACGGCGGCCCTCGACATCGTTTATCGTCCTGTCTGGCCGGAGCGTGATGTGAGCGACGGCAGCAAACCGGTGGCGATGATGCCGTACGGGCAGACGCTCACGGCGCCGATCAACGGGCTGCCCGGCGTTCGTTTCTTCAAGACAGCGCGGGTCCTGTACCAGCAATCCATTGCTGCCAACATTACGAACGCGATTCCCAGCGTGATTCTTCACGATCCGACTCGGGAGAAGTACGCAAGCCTGGACGAGCATGAGCTGGATGTTGTTCCTCCGAGCGTCCGCATGGAGATTTACCTCGGCAAATATTATTTCCCGAATCTTCCGCCGCATCTGGCGAAACGCGTGTATTTCGATCCAAACCGCGGTGCGAAGGGCAGTCTCGTGCTGAAGGGCGAGTTCGTGGATGAAATCCTCGGGCTGGATTATTTGCTGTTGAATGTGTTGCGCGGGTCGGACCTGGCCGCTGTCAAGGCGCTGTGCCCTGCGAGTGATGAGGACAACGCGCCCAAA
This is a stretch of genomic DNA from Verrucomicrobiia bacterium. It encodes these proteins:
- a CDS encoding tail fiber domain-containing protein, whose protein sequence is MRVDSSSVTGTWFILGNTSTGGSYWKLVSTGSGNGEGAGKLLFASSTLPGQVANYPLTLQSNTRVGIGTWDPQERLHVSGGRLLVSGGEIRMDNGYTVAAKNSSGVFENFLWPRWVDNITYLNYGAGGFNIRNNTSASVMFMQNNGNVGIGTTTPSMPLTVRHSSIPGLRLDRPDGRYAEFYRDSVQVVVQLNSSLHSAGNRYALFDGDSNWDFGSDRSLKKDIVDAEPMLDRAMKVQVRRFRWKESEPDSKHMLGVIAQELQPLFPEMVGSYENPETKQKTLTVGYSDLGVVAIKAIQELKQQHDSELSEIKAQLAELARENKELRSRLDTPATTTAAAR